In one Actinomyces trachealis genomic region, the following are encoded:
- a CDS encoding alpha/beta hydrolase, whose amino-acid sequence MLVKTLTCFNLPGGGASQFDRQRARRLLTGMVALTTAASLSSCGGLPGLSKKPNITPSPVAAPSAISVPTGLESFYSQQLDWQDCVPGAGRTEAELEGLKCAVAKVPLDYTDPTGSSIELALNKRPATKQAIGALFVNPGGPGGSGTELVVNSKGYFSDELLAAYDVVGFDPRGVQNSAAVACLTDAERDLTRSGGVVDELKGTEADQPDSLDLASPTALAAVKKQITWLSERCAQKTGTPGLLDHIDTVSAARDLDILRAAVGSPALTYLGYSYGTYLGATYAELFPANVGRMVLDGAIDPSLSVADVTRGQAAGFEAALRAFVEDCQQGKSCPLKGDVDSGVEQVRQLLELTRTVPIKTADPQRPLTEALASNAIISVLYQSEAWNVLRQGLDQAMNQQDGTILEYVADTVASRNRDGSYSGNGDEAIMPINCLDYPVQGDEATWLQEAQELQTISPTFGRYLAFADASCQAWGHTSTRERKPISAQGAAPVLVVGTTGDPATPYQWSQALSSQLASARLLTWEGNGHTAYGRDDAGPCVANAVDTYLLAGTLPEEGKTCRGQE is encoded by the coding sequence GTGCTTGTGAAGACATTGACCTGCTTTAACCTCCCTGGAGGCGGCGCCAGTCAGTTTGACCGCCAGCGCGCCCGGCGCCTGCTTACTGGAATGGTGGCGCTCACCACCGCCGCCTCCTTGAGTTCCTGTGGGGGGCTACCTGGCCTCAGCAAGAAGCCCAATATCACCCCCAGCCCGGTGGCTGCTCCTAGCGCCATAAGTGTGCCCACCGGCCTGGAGTCCTTCTATTCTCAGCAACTCGACTGGCAGGACTGCGTTCCTGGCGCGGGGCGGACCGAGGCGGAGCTGGAGGGCCTCAAGTGTGCTGTCGCCAAGGTGCCGCTGGACTACACGGACCCCACTGGCTCCAGCATCGAGCTGGCCTTGAACAAGCGCCCGGCCACCAAGCAGGCCATTGGCGCGCTGTTCGTGAACCCTGGTGGCCCTGGCGGCTCCGGCACGGAGCTGGTTGTCAACTCCAAGGGCTACTTCTCCGATGAGCTCCTAGCTGCTTATGACGTCGTCGGCTTTGATCCTCGCGGTGTGCAGAACTCCGCCGCTGTTGCCTGTCTGACAGATGCCGAGCGGGACTTGACCCGTTCCGGGGGTGTGGTGGACGAGCTAAAGGGCACGGAGGCGGACCAGCCAGACAGCTTGGATCTGGCCAGCCCTACCGCTCTGGCCGCGGTGAAGAAGCAAATAACCTGGCTTTCTGAGCGCTGCGCCCAGAAGACCGGCACTCCTGGGCTCCTGGACCACATTGACACGGTTTCTGCGGCCCGGGACCTGGACATTTTGCGTGCGGCCGTCGGCTCACCCGCCCTGACCTACCTGGGCTACTCCTATGGCACCTACCTGGGCGCCACCTACGCGGAGCTGTTCCCCGCCAATGTGGGCCGAATGGTGCTGGACGGCGCTATTGATCCCAGTCTCTCCGTCGCAGATGTCACCCGTGGCCAGGCGGCAGGCTTCGAGGCGGCATTGCGTGCTTTCGTTGAGGACTGCCAGCAGGGTAAGTCTTGTCCGTTAAAGGGGGACGTCGACTCTGGGGTGGAGCAGGTGCGCCAGTTGCTTGAGTTAACGCGCACCGTCCCGATCAAGACTGCCGACCCGCAGCGTCCGCTGACGGAGGCCCTGGCCTCTAACGCGATCATCTCCGTGCTCTACCAGTCGGAGGCTTGGAACGTGCTGAGGCAGGGCCTGGACCAGGCCATGAACCAGCAGGATGGCACGATCCTGGAGTACGTGGCGGACACGGTGGCCTCCCGCAACCGCGACGGCTCGTACTCAGGCAATGGTGATGAGGCGATCATGCCGATCAACTGCCTGGACTACCCGGTGCAGGGTGATGAGGCCACCTGGCTACAGGAGGCGCAGGAGCTGCAGACGATCTCCCCGACCTTCGGCCGTTACCTGGCTTTTGCGGACGCCTCCTGCCAAGCCTGGGGCCACACCTCCACCCGCGAGCGCAAGCCGATCAGTGCCCAGGGGGCTGCGCCGGTGCTGGTGGTCGGCACCACCGGGGACCCGGCCACGCCCTACCAGTGGTCGCAGGCCCTGAGCAGTCAGCTGGCCTCCGCACGCCTGCTGACCTGGGAGGGTAACGGCCACACCGCCTATGGGCGCGACGACGCTGGCCCCTGCGTGGCCAACGCTGTGGATACCTACCTGCTGGCGGGGACACTGCCTGAGGAAGGCAAGACCTGCAGAGGTCAGGAGTGA
- a CDS encoding MFS transporter produces the protein MTLAPHTPGASLADSTVVENLAPPKAPRRSKILSGPVLAWGLWDWGSSAFNAVITTFVFTVYLTSESFGAQADNETALSIGLTVSGFLIAALAPVTGQRADRAGRNVFWLGVYTAIVVAISAALFFVRPEPGYLWLGIALLGLGNIFFELASVNYNGILAHLTTKERIGAVSGLGWGMGYLGGIVLLLILFVGFIKPEVGWFGVTAKHGMNVRAAMLVAAAWFGLFAIPVVVTQSGERGRRRRQAVEQDEARGGERNLAGLESEPVEPTSGITSVMRRESIWASYRRLWRTLVALFRSHPEVLWFLLAAAVFRDGLAGVFTYGGVIAQNTFGFSSGDVIIFAIAANVAAGVATIVSGRLDDLWGPRRVILGSLTLLVAAGLGVFFLHAQGRIAFWALGLVLSGCVGPAQSAARSFLARVIPEGREGEIFGLYATTGRAVSFIAPLMYGVSVWVGKRVVGEGAQYWGILGIVVVLGAGLLLMLRVKDPRGHIADLGD, from the coding sequence ATGACCCTCGCTCCCCACACTCCCGGTGCTTCCTTGGCTGACTCCACAGTGGTTGAGAACCTGGCTCCCCCCAAGGCTCCTCGCCGCAGCAAAATCCTCTCCGGGCCGGTGCTGGCCTGGGGGCTGTGGGACTGGGGGTCTTCCGCCTTCAATGCCGTAATCACCACGTTTGTCTTCACGGTGTACCTGACCAGCGAGTCCTTCGGAGCGCAAGCGGACAATGAGACCGCCCTGTCAATTGGTCTGACTGTCTCTGGTTTCTTGATCGCCGCCCTGGCGCCAGTCACCGGTCAGCGCGCCGACCGGGCTGGTCGCAACGTGTTCTGGCTGGGTGTCTACACGGCGATCGTCGTCGCAATCAGTGCGGCCTTGTTCTTTGTGCGACCTGAGCCGGGTTACCTGTGGCTGGGCATCGCGCTGCTGGGCCTGGGCAACATCTTCTTTGAGCTGGCCTCCGTCAACTACAACGGCATTCTGGCCCACCTGACCACCAAGGAGCGCATTGGTGCGGTCTCCGGGCTGGGCTGGGGCATGGGGTACTTGGGTGGCATCGTGCTGCTGCTGATCCTGTTCGTGGGTTTCATCAAGCCGGAAGTTGGCTGGTTCGGCGTCACCGCCAAGCACGGCATGAATGTGCGCGCAGCAATGCTGGTGGCGGCCGCCTGGTTCGGGCTGTTCGCCATTCCTGTGGTGGTCACTCAGTCCGGTGAACGGGGCCGACGCCGTCGCCAAGCCGTGGAGCAGGATGAGGCGCGTGGCGGAGAGCGGAACCTAGCGGGCTTGGAGTCCGAGCCGGTAGAGCCGACATCCGGCATTACCTCGGTGATGCGCCGCGAGTCTATCTGGGCCTCCTACCGGCGCCTGTGGCGCACTCTAGTGGCCCTGTTCCGCTCCCACCCAGAGGTGCTGTGGTTCCTTTTAGCAGCCGCTGTCTTCCGTGACGGCCTGGCGGGAGTCTTCACTTACGGTGGCGTGATCGCCCAGAACACCTTCGGGTTTTCCAGCGGGGATGTGATCATCTTTGCGATCGCTGCCAACGTGGCGGCGGGTGTGGCCACGATCGTTTCTGGTCGGTTGGATGACCTCTGGGGGCCGCGTCGGGTGATTCTTGGGTCTCTCACGCTGCTGGTGGCGGCTGGCCTGGGGGTCTTTTTCCTGCACGCACAGGGACGGATCGCGTTCTGGGCCCTTGGCCTGGTGCTCTCCGGCTGCGTGGGGCCGGCCCAGTCCGCTGCCCGCTCCTTCCTGGCCCGCGTGATCCCTGAGGGGCGTGAGGGGGAGATCTTTGGTCTGTACGCCACCACCGGTCGTGCCGTGTCCTTTATCGCGCCGCTTATGTACGGCGTGTCCGTGTGGGTAGGTAAGCGTGTGGTGGGGGAGGGGGCCCAGTACTGGGGCATCCTCGGCATCGTGGTGGTCCTGGGGGCGGGTTTGCTGCTGATGCTGCGGGTCAAGGACCCGCGCGGCCATATCGCGGACCTGGGTGACTGA
- the groL gene encoding chaperonin GroEL (60 kDa chaperone family; promotes refolding of misfolded polypeptides especially under stressful conditions; forms two stacked rings of heptamers to form a barrel-shaped 14mer; ends can be capped by GroES; misfolded proteins enter the barrel where they are refolded when GroES binds), which translates to MPKIIAFDEEARRSMERGLNTLADTVKVTLGPKGRNVVLDKKWGAPTITNDGVTIAKEIELEDPYEKIGAELVKEVAKKTDDVAGDGTTTATVLAQALVREGLRNVAAGANPIALRRGIDKAVVAVVERLLADAKEVETPEEIAATASISAADEQIGKLIAEALEKVGHEGVVTVEESNTFGLELEVTEGMRFDKGFISPYFVTDADRQEAVLEDVYVLLVESKISNVKDLLPLLEKVMQTGKPLAIVAEDVEAEALATLVVNRLRGTFKSVAVKAPGFGDRRKAMLQDMAILTGGTVISETVGLKLETATLEDLGKARKVVVTKDETTIVEGAGDKEAIEARVSQIRAEIEKSDSEYDKEKLSERLAKLAGGVAVLKSGAATEVELKERKHRIEDAVRNAKAAVEEGIVAGGGVALIQAAEALSALQLEGDEATGANIVKVALEAPLKQIAVNAGLEGGVVVDRVRGLATGEGLNAATGEYVNLLANGIADPVKVTRSALQNAASIAGLFLTTEAVVADKPEPPAPAAAGHGDDMGGMY; encoded by the coding sequence ATGCCCAAGATCATCGCCTTCGACGAGGAGGCCCGCCGCAGTATGGAGCGGGGCCTGAACACCCTCGCCGACACCGTCAAGGTCACCCTCGGCCCCAAGGGCCGTAACGTTGTCCTGGACAAGAAGTGGGGCGCCCCCACGATCACCAACGATGGTGTGACCATCGCCAAGGAGATCGAGCTGGAGGACCCCTACGAGAAGATCGGCGCCGAGCTGGTCAAGGAGGTCGCCAAGAAGACCGACGACGTCGCTGGTGACGGCACCACCACCGCCACCGTGCTGGCTCAGGCACTCGTCCGTGAGGGCCTGCGCAACGTGGCCGCTGGTGCCAACCCGATCGCCCTGCGTCGCGGTATCGACAAGGCCGTTGTGGCTGTCGTTGAGCGCCTGCTGGCCGACGCCAAGGAGGTCGAGACCCCTGAGGAGATCGCCGCCACCGCCTCCATCTCCGCCGCTGATGAGCAGATCGGCAAGCTGATCGCCGAGGCTCTGGAGAAGGTCGGCCACGAGGGCGTCGTCACCGTGGAGGAGTCCAACACCTTCGGCCTTGAGCTTGAGGTCACCGAGGGTATGCGCTTCGACAAGGGCTTCATCTCCCCTTACTTCGTCACCGACGCTGACCGCCAGGAGGCCGTCCTGGAGGATGTCTACGTTCTGCTGGTGGAGTCCAAGATCTCCAACGTCAAGGACCTGCTGCCCCTCCTGGAGAAGGTCATGCAGACCGGTAAGCCCCTGGCGATCGTTGCCGAGGATGTTGAGGCTGAGGCCCTGGCTACCCTCGTGGTCAACCGCCTGCGCGGCACCTTCAAGTCCGTGGCTGTCAAAGCCCCCGGCTTCGGTGACCGCCGCAAGGCGATGCTGCAGGACATGGCCATCCTGACCGGTGGCACCGTCATCTCCGAGACTGTGGGCCTCAAGCTGGAGACCGCCACCCTGGAGGACCTGGGCAAGGCCCGCAAGGTCGTCGTCACCAAGGACGAGACCACCATCGTCGAGGGCGCTGGGGACAAGGAGGCCATTGAGGCTCGCGTTTCCCAGATCCGCGCCGAGATCGAGAAGTCCGACTCCGAGTACGACAAGGAGAAGCTCTCCGAGCGCCTGGCCAAGCTGGCTGGCGGTGTGGCCGTCCTTAAGTCCGGTGCTGCCACCGAGGTGGAGCTCAAGGAGCGCAAGCACCGCATCGAGGACGCCGTCCGCAATGCTAAGGCTGCCGTGGAGGAGGGCATCGTCGCCGGTGGTGGCGTGGCCCTCATCCAGGCCGCTGAAGCCTTGAGTGCCCTCCAGCTTGAGGGTGACGAGGCCACCGGTGCCAACATCGTCAAGGTTGCCCTGGAGGCCCCGCTCAAGCAGATCGCTGTCAACGCCGGCCTGGAGGGCGGCGTCGTGGTGGACCGCGTGCGCGGTCTCGCCACCGGTGAGGGCCTGAACGCCGCCACCGGCGAGTACGTGAACCTGCTGGCCAACGGCATCGCCGATCCGGTCAAGGTCACCCGCTCCGCCCTGCAGAACGCCGCCTCCATCGCGGGCCTGTTCCTGACCACCGAGGCCGTCGTCGCCGACAAGCCGGAGCCCCCGGCCCCGGCTGCCGCCGGCCACGGCGACGACATGGGCGGCATGTACTGA
- a CDS encoding phosphoglyceromutase — MAYTLVLLRHGESEWNAKNLFTGWVDVALSEKGRAEATHGGELLKEAGVLPEKLFTSMLRRAIMTANLALDAADRHWIPVERNWRLNERHYGALQGKNKKEIRDEYGEEQFMLWRRSYDVPPPAIEAGSEFSQDTDPRYTGEPIPMTECLKDVLERLLPYWEGSIVPEIKTGKTVMIAAHGNSLRAIVKHLDKISDEDIAGVNIPTGIPLVYELDEKTLKPIKKGGRYLDPEAEAKIAAVANQGK, encoded by the coding sequence ATGGCTTACACCCTTGTGCTGCTCCGCCATGGCGAGAGCGAATGGAATGCAAAGAACCTCTTTACCGGTTGGGTTGACGTCGCCCTGTCCGAGAAGGGCCGCGCCGAGGCCACTCACGGAGGCGAGCTGCTGAAAGAGGCCGGTGTGCTGCCGGAGAAGCTGTTCACCTCGATGCTGCGCCGCGCCATCATGACCGCGAACCTGGCCCTCGATGCCGCCGACCGCCACTGGATCCCCGTTGAGCGCAACTGGCGCCTCAATGAGCGCCACTACGGCGCCCTGCAGGGCAAGAACAAGAAGGAGATCCGGGACGAGTACGGCGAGGAGCAGTTCATGCTCTGGCGCCGCTCCTACGACGTCCCGCCGCCCGCTATTGAGGCTGGCTCCGAGTTCTCCCAGGACACCGATCCCCGCTACACCGGTGAGCCCATCCCCATGACCGAGTGCCTCAAGGACGTGCTTGAGCGTCTGCTCCCGTACTGGGAGGGCAGCATCGTCCCCGAGATCAAGACCGGCAAGACCGTCATGATCGCCGCACACGGCAACTCCCTGCGCGCCATCGTCAAGCACCTGGACAAGATCTCCGACGAGGACATCGCCGGGGTGAACATCCCCACTGGCATCCCGCTGGTCTACGAGCTGGATGAGAAGACCCTCAAGCCCATTAAGAAGGGCGGCCGCTACCTAGACCCCGAGGCCGAGGCGAAGATCGCCGCCGTGGCCAACCAGGGCAAGTGA
- a CDS encoding 2-C-methyl-D-erythritol 4-phosphate cytidylyltransferase gives MPETNTPRPHHDFGAGSVVAVLTAAGSGTRLGAGGPKALVQVGGKTLLLRAAEALAASGVVDQIVVTAPPDAVARFAAEVPQSLPAGAVGGAAAGDRPSATARAVPVQVVAGSPASRQASVALGLQAALAACPDAQVVLVHDAARALTPPKVVRRVVAAVQAGCDAVVPALPVADTVKEVAPAAPGNEVEVATGSAAATRPTERVVATPDRSHLRAVQTPQGFRLEVLRRAHELGAQRAADELQAASDDAALVEATGVGVDVVAGDPLALKVTTPLDLALAEFLVESVLAPVAH, from the coding sequence GTGCCTGAGACCAACACTCCGCGCCCGCACCACGACTTTGGTGCGGGCAGCGTCGTCGCTGTGCTCACCGCCGCTGGCTCAGGCACCCGCCTGGGTGCGGGCGGCCCCAAGGCCCTGGTGCAGGTGGGTGGCAAAACGCTCCTCCTGCGCGCTGCCGAGGCTCTGGCAGCCAGCGGGGTGGTGGACCAGATAGTCGTGACCGCGCCGCCCGACGCGGTCGCCCGCTTTGCCGCCGAGGTGCCCCAGAGTCTGCCCGCTGGTGCTGTCGGCGGGGCCGCCGCTGGTGACCGCCCTAGTGCCACCGCCCGGGCTGTGCCGGTACAGGTGGTGGCTGGCTCGCCCGCCTCCCGCCAAGCCAGCGTGGCCCTGGGCCTGCAAGCCGCCCTGGCCGCTTGCCCGGACGCGCAGGTGGTGCTGGTGCATGACGCTGCGCGCGCGCTCACGCCCCCTAAGGTGGTGCGCCGTGTGGTGGCGGCGGTCCAGGCTGGCTGCGACGCTGTCGTCCCGGCGCTGCCGGTGGCTGACACGGTCAAAGAGGTCGCCCCGGCCGCGCCGGGGAATGAGGTTGAGGTGGCCACGGGCAGTGCTGCCGCCACCAGGCCCACCGAGCGGGTGGTAGCCACCCCAGACCGCTCGCACTTGCGCGCCGTACAGACCCCACAGGGCTTCCGCCTGGAGGTCCTGCGCCGCGCCCACGAGTTGGGCGCCCAGCGGGCCGCGGACGAGCTTCAAGCTGCCAGCGATGATGCCGCGCTGGTGGAGGCAACCGGGGTTGGAGTTGATGTGGTGGCCGGAGACCCCTTGGCGCTCAAGGTAACTACACCCCTTGATCTAGCCCTTGCCGAGTTCCTAGTGGAGTCCGTTTTGGCGCCTGTCGCTCACTGA
- a CDS encoding histone-like nucleoid-structuring protein Lsr2 — translation MARKTIQMLVDDIDGSEATQTVTFGLDGATYEIDLNDKHAAALRESLEEWVVKGHRVAGRVNRRRGAGAARPGNAVENQRIRDWARANGREVSDRGRISAEIREAYAAAHS, via the coding sequence ATGGCACGCAAAACCATTCAGATGCTGGTGGATGACATTGACGGTTCGGAGGCTACCCAGACGGTTACCTTCGGCCTTGATGGCGCTACCTACGAGATTGACTTGAACGACAAGCACGCCGCCGCGCTGCGTGAGTCTTTGGAGGAGTGGGTCGTTAAGGGTCACCGGGTTGCGGGTCGCGTGAACCGTCGTCGTGGCGCCGGTGCTGCCCGCCCCGGCAACGCCGTAGAAAACCAGCGGATCCGCGACTGGGCCCGTGCGAACGGCCGCGAGGTCTCAGACCGCGGTCGCATCTCCGCTGAGATCCGCGAGGCCTACGCTGCCGCCCACAGCTGA
- a CDS encoding asparaginase, with protein sequence MRVHITYTGGTIGMVNSPHGLVPGTDLADWLSGQLKGTDLAGATITSLEPLIDSANATPASWQDIINDLRQRADDTDAFVVLHGTDTMAYTAAALSYALTDLPQPVVITGSQLPQDVMGSDATSNIMGALQAVTSGRMLGVALFFGHELLAGNRATKTSSGAYAAFTSPAIPPLAVVGAPWRWSQQWSRSTGDAASLSGTAAPTWPQAKPYARHDVVVVDLTPGITAKRLEALLTPAPEAVVLRAYGVGNVPAAEPGLAEVVEQAVNSGVAVVVASQCQQAQVLLGHYASGEAMAQAGAVGSGDMTLEALYTKLQFLLAQGLRGAELADAISQPIAGELSPTS encoded by the coding sequence ATGCGCGTCCACATCACCTACACCGGCGGCACCATCGGCATGGTCAACTCCCCCCACGGGCTAGTCCCCGGCACTGACCTGGCCGACTGGCTATCCGGTCAACTAAAGGGAACCGATTTGGCGGGAGCCACCATCACCTCCTTGGAGCCGCTGATCGACTCCGCCAACGCCACCCCCGCTTCCTGGCAGGACATCATCAACGACCTGCGCCAGCGAGCCGATGACACCGACGCCTTCGTGGTGCTGCACGGCACGGACACCATGGCCTACACGGCGGCCGCGCTGTCCTACGCCCTGACAGACCTGCCCCAACCGGTGGTCATCACCGGCTCCCAGCTGCCACAAGACGTTATGGGCTCAGACGCCACCAGCAACATCATGGGCGCCCTACAGGCAGTCACCAGCGGGCGAATGCTGGGCGTGGCCCTGTTCTTCGGGCACGAGCTGCTGGCGGGCAACCGGGCCACCAAGACCAGTTCCGGGGCCTACGCGGCCTTCACCTCCCCAGCCATCCCACCACTAGCGGTAGTCGGCGCCCCCTGGCGGTGGTCCCAGCAGTGGTCCCGCAGTACAGGCGACGCCGCTAGCCTGAGCGGCACCGCAGCGCCCACCTGGCCGCAGGCAAAGCCTTACGCCCGCCACGACGTCGTAGTGGTGGACCTGACCCCAGGCATCACCGCCAAACGCCTGGAAGCTCTGCTCACCCCTGCCCCCGAGGCGGTGGTGCTGCGCGCCTACGGCGTTGGGAACGTGCCTGCGGCTGAGCCGGGCCTGGCAGAGGTGGTTGAGCAGGCCGTGAACAGCGGTGTGGCCGTCGTCGTCGCCTCACAGTGCCAGCAGGCACAGGTGCTACTGGGTCACTACGCGTCCGGGGAGGCCATGGCGCAGGCAGGCGCCGTGGGCAGCGGCGACATGACCTTAGAGGCCCTCTACACCAAGCTACAGTTCCTGCTGGCACAAGGCCTGCGGGGCGCTGAGCTGGCGGACGCCATCAGCCAACCAATCGCCGGGGAACTCAGCCCCACCAGCTAA
- a CDS encoding CarD family transcriptional regulator gives MTFTIGETVVYPHHGAARIIDIRERKVRGELKTYLQLEAAQGDLSILVPADSVDLIGVRDVVDASGLEKVFEVLRATLTEEPTNWSRRYKANQEKIASGDVIKVAEVVRDLSRRDTDRGLSAGEKRMLSKARQILVSELALAQKTTEEEAESRLDEVLDSDTAA, from the coding sequence ATGACTTTCACAATCGGTGAGACTGTTGTCTACCCCCACCACGGTGCGGCCCGGATTATTGACATTCGCGAGCGTAAAGTCCGCGGTGAACTCAAGACCTACCTCCAGCTTGAGGCAGCCCAGGGGGACCTTTCGATCCTCGTCCCAGCAGACAGCGTTGACCTGATCGGCGTGCGCGACGTCGTTGACGCCTCCGGCCTGGAGAAGGTCTTCGAGGTGCTGCGCGCCACCCTCACCGAGGAGCCCACCAACTGGTCCCGCCGCTACAAGGCCAACCAGGAGAAGATCGCCTCCGGTGACGTCATCAAGGTCGCTGAGGTGGTCCGTGACCTCTCCCGCCGTGATACGGACCGCGGCCTGTCCGCCGGGGAGAAGCGCATGCTCTCCAAGGCCCGCCAGATCCTCGTCTCCGAGCTGGCCCTAGCCCAGAAGACCACGGAGGAGGAGGCCGAGTCCCGCCTGGACGAGGTCCTCGACTCCGACACTGCCGCCTGA
- a CDS encoding response regulator transcription factor: MTRILLVEDEENYREPLAYSLRRDGYDVVEAEDGAHAVEAFGVAERSGAPIDLVLLDLMLPRLSGTEVCRRIRTTANVPVIMLTAKDSEVDKIVGLEIGADDYVTKPYSYRELLARVHAVLRRTREEPGQYDTLLRAGRVTMDVERHEVSVDGEPVVMPLREFELLELLLRNPDRVLTRAQIIDRVWGADYVGDTKTLDVHVKRIRAKIEEVPSEPHLLITVRGLGYKLVS; the protein is encoded by the coding sequence TTGACTCGCATCCTGTTGGTTGAGGACGAGGAGAATTACCGTGAGCCGCTGGCCTACAGCCTGCGGCGTGACGGCTACGACGTCGTGGAGGCGGAGGATGGTGCCCACGCCGTCGAGGCCTTTGGGGTCGCTGAGCGCAGCGGCGCTCCAATTGACCTGGTGCTGCTGGACCTGATGCTCCCGCGCCTGAGCGGCACCGAGGTCTGCCGCCGCATTCGCACCACCGCCAATGTGCCCGTCATCATGCTTACCGCGAAGGATTCTGAGGTGGACAAGATCGTGGGCCTGGAGATCGGCGCCGACGACTACGTCACCAAGCCATACTCCTACCGTGAACTGCTTGCCCGCGTGCACGCCGTCCTGCGCCGCACCCGCGAGGAACCCGGGCAGTATGACACCCTCCTGCGCGCGGGCCGCGTGACCATGGACGTGGAGCGTCATGAGGTCAGTGTTGACGGCGAGCCGGTGGTCATGCCCTTGCGCGAGTTCGAGTTGCTGGAGTTGCTGCTACGCAACCCGGATCGCGTACTCACCCGCGCCCAGATCATCGACCGCGTGTGGGGCGCCGACTATGTGGGGGACACCAAAACCTTGGACGTGCACGTCAAGCGCATCCGCGCCAAGATCGAGGAGGTGCCTAGCGAGCCGCACCTGCTCATCACCGTACGCGGCCTGGGCTACAAGCTGGTCTCCTAG
- a CDS encoding sensor histidine kinase has protein sequence MNPATLAAAALGVLLGAALTVLLIRAVRRRRDRGHAEYVAEVSAVDSSLLPLLAALPNIVVILDEDDEVLRASQAAYTFEIVKDDAVVEPRVAAMVNVVRSTGDVEDKELTVKRGPARDAGWFYLNVRVADIGGGRILILVTDRTAERRLEDMRADFVANVSHELKTPVGAISLLAETIANNSDDPTLVLDYAGRMLKESRRLGVLVQEIIELSRLQDGDALAHPVDVDLDAVVNEAIDRVKVEAATCEVELVTSGDKGLTVRGDASLLATAVRNLLDNAIRYSDPHTRVSVGVLVDPEDPALARVAVVDQGIGISEIDRQRVFERFYRVDKARSRATGGTGLGLSIVKHVAADHGGAVELCSTPGQGSTFTLVLPLAAKGDAVASGPTGIPAASGTPTAASLSASGPGSTTTQSIDSKRPPGRPRPKE, from the coding sequence GTGAACCCCGCAACGTTGGCAGCCGCAGCACTGGGCGTCCTGCTGGGCGCGGCCCTGACAGTGCTGCTCATCCGCGCTGTGAGACGCCGTCGTGACCGCGGTCACGCCGAATACGTCGCCGAGGTCTCCGCCGTCGACTCCTCCCTCCTGCCACTGCTGGCCGCCCTGCCCAATATCGTGGTGATCCTGGATGAGGACGACGAGGTCCTGCGCGCCTCCCAGGCCGCTTACACCTTTGAGATCGTCAAGGACGACGCCGTCGTGGAGCCGCGAGTGGCCGCCATGGTCAACGTGGTCCGCTCCACCGGGGATGTTGAGGACAAAGAGCTAACCGTGAAGCGTGGCCCCGCTCGCGACGCTGGCTGGTTCTACTTGAACGTCCGGGTGGCAGACATCGGTGGGGGCCGCATCCTCATCCTGGTCACCGACCGCACTGCCGAACGCCGCCTAGAGGACATGCGCGCCGACTTCGTAGCGAACGTGTCCCACGAACTCAAGACGCCGGTGGGCGCCATCTCCCTGTTGGCAGAGACCATTGCCAACAACAGCGACGACCCCACCCTGGTCTTGGACTATGCCGGACGCATGCTCAAGGAGTCCCGCCGCCTAGGGGTGCTGGTGCAGGAAATCATCGAGCTCTCCCGCCTGCAGGACGGCGACGCCTTGGCCCACCCTGTGGATGTGGACCTGGACGCTGTGGTCAATGAGGCCATCGACCGGGTGAAGGTGGAGGCCGCCACCTGCGAGGTGGAGCTTGTCACCAGTGGCGACAAAGGATTGACGGTGCGCGGTGACGCCAGCCTCCTGGCCACCGCCGTGCGCAACCTCTTGGACAACGCCATCCGCTACTCCGACCCCCACACCCGGGTCAGCGTAGGCGTCTTGGTGGACCCCGAGGACCCCGCCCTGGCCCGCGTGGCCGTGGTAGACCAGGGCATCGGCATCTCGGAGATTGATCGCCAGCGCGTCTTTGAACGCTTCTACCGCGTGGACAAGGCCCGCTCCCGCGCCACCGGCGGCACCGGGCTGGGTCTGAGCATCGTCAAACATGTTGCGGCAGACCATGGCGGTGCTGTCGAGCTGTGCTCCACGCCGGGCCAGGGCTCCACCTTCACGCTGGTGCTGCCGCTGGCCGCCAAGGGCGACGCCGTCGCCAGCGGGCCTACCGGCATCCCCGCCGCCTCCGGCACCCCGACTGCCGCCAGCCTGAGTGCTTCAGGCCCGGGCAGTACCACCACCCAGAGTATCGACTCCAAGCGCCCCCCAGGACGCCCACGCCCCAAGGAGTGA